aaaaggtgcATGATGACGATGGCATGATGAGAGTCGGTCGCTCAATTGCAGAAGTTGCTTACCTTTGCGAATAGCCTTGTATCTGATTTTCTCTGCCGATGTTCCTAAATCTTGTTTAGTTTTCTGGTTGGTGATTCTAGACAGAATTTCCGCTCTGGAATTGAAGACTTTGCAGATGGTTTCATACTTCGTTCTGGGCCTTTGATGTGTGTTTTGCACACAAGAACAAGACCAGGAGTCTTACTTCTTCGAATGCGACTTCTTAGTCAACTttgacatgcattttttttttcccgagagTTATGGTCTAACAATAAATAGAGTGGTTGGAAGTTGGACATTGAGTTTAGTTGGGCAAATAAGATACTTGAACAAGTTTGCTGATTTTCATAGGCTGCAGCTTAGACTAGCAACCGAGAAATGTCATTTATGGCTGAGGATATGAAATGACGCATTCACATTTTTCTCATGCAGTTGATGGAATAGTGGAAGCGTTTGTGTGGGTTGTTCAGCAGAGACTTTGAAAAGGGCTAGGCTAATTGGAAGAAGGGAAGTGTGTACTGATGTGCATCGCGGGACATTTCTCTGAAATGTAAAACTTGACCATAGAACCGAAAATTAAAGAGAATGATGGATTTCTGCTTAAAATGCCACATCCTAGACTCATGCCAATGCAAGTTTGCCAAAACAGTGGGAAAGAGTTTAAAGTCTTGACACTAAAAGTGAAGAAACCTTGCTTATAATAGCCTAATTTAAATGTAGATATCCCTTATCGGGCAAGGCTAATATGCTTAGAATAAAGGTCGCCATGAGTTATCAGAGTGCCAATCTAGTCCTCTAGAGGTCGTGTGGCATGCACATATTCCATACATAACTCGTTCTCTGATAAGATGGTGGCTTGAAAAAGTGACAGCTAGCATGATAGGTCTATGTccttaataagaaaaaaagaacttatgCCTCGCATAATTTAGCGACAAGTTAAAACTAGTGGGCCAAGAAGGCGGCGTGAATCTCGGCGGCGGCTCGTAACACCGTAAGTCCAACGCCATCGGAGTGCACAAGAACATGAAATCTGGTGTCAAACAAAGGCTGGGCATGGTTCAAAATTCTACGGACCCAAGGAGAAAATGAACCCATGCAATGCTAAAGTCACAGGGCCTGAAGCACCTCCGATACGACAGCACGTGGGGGCAAGGACCGATCAACATTCCGAACCATCTCGAAACGACACCTTGACTGGAAACCGAGTCGTGAATGAATGTGGAAAATATGGGACAGAATCACTAAGTTACTCGAATCAGAGCAGCAGGAGAAAAGGGTCAGATGCATGAACGCATCCCCCCCTTAAAGATGCGATCACACCGCACAAGCCAGTATCGCCGCGCAATTATTTGGTCGACAAAGTCAAAGTAAGATTTGTTTTCTAACGATGATTATGATGTGTGGactttttgtttggtttgaCTTTCAACCAGCACAGCACATTGCGTTCATTGACACTTTGCTGTCCTTTTCTCGAGGATATCGAGGAGCAAGTATGCACATTACCTACGTAACCatattatataaaatgtttaatgGGTGCGGGCACTCGTTGATTTATTCGGAAATGTGAAATTCACCATTCAAATTggctttcttgaaaaatatgcCATTTCGATCGTCTCGAAATGTCTAGGCGGAGGAAAGGTAGTTCTTAGGGCTACTTAAGTGCATAACATGAGATTTATTAAACATGTGAAATTCCCCGTAAAATTCATTGTTGGTGATTGCGATTGATTGGATCCTGAATTCATTGTAATCAGATATGTTCTACGTACCATATTCCTAGGTAAGCTTTACAGCTCGAACCACACTGTTCATTACGCTATTTCCCAAGATATGCACTGCTATAGTTTTCATCTCAATATCGGTTCAAGTGCGTCGCCATCCATGGCATATCACCGTTAACTTGATTTATGACATGATCACTTCAATACTAAGTACATAGTCGTTCTAGTCCAACACTGGAAAAAGAACACTGTCAATTTTAATCAAGTCTTGTGACTACGATGGATCGCCTCTTCTGAACATTTTTTGGTTTAACAAAAAGGAAGTTTTGCAAGTACAGTCTGATACTCCGTGGCTCCTAAAACAAAATGTGCACCAGTACGGTAACCATCAAGGGCTGGACAGGCACACGAGGCTGTGGTTTGCATACTAAGAGGGAAATAAATGTTGCACTTTGGAAACCTATATAATCATCGGAAGAAGGTAAAGTCTTCACAGGCACTTTCGCTGCAAATTACTTAAGGATCTCCAATGGCTAGCTTCTCACTACAACAAGATTTGTATCTACTTATTGCTCCCTGGTACAGAGGAGAGAAGATCTAAACAGGCACTCATTATACCCCTATCTCCAAGCAATCAATATCctgtataatttttaatacataagaaaaagaagcctAAGCTTAGAACTCCTAGATCAGCCATTTCCAACATGAGAGCGCTGTGTCGCAGTAAAGGCCAGTCAAAAGCTAAAAGAATTATGAGAGCATAATACAACATCAACTGAGAGCGCGGCGAAGAAATTATTAGGCGGACAGCAGTGATTTTTAGCGATGTGCATCCACCAACATGAGGGAAGCTCCAAGACATCTAGGCCTTTTATTACTTCCCCTTCCTGCGCATTCCCATCCGTGATTTCGCGAACCTGAATTTCTTATTAAGGAAACATTTCATGCGGTAGAGTCCAGCTtgcttgtaaaaaaaaaaagaaaaacaaggagGTTGACCAACCTAAGGggataaaagagaaataaaaggtTCAGGAAGATTTGGTGGAAGCAGTATTTAGAAGGATACTCCAACCGAATGCCGTCTCCAGCTGGTGAAGAGTGGAGAAGCGTGCCCTGAAGTTGATTTAGAGCTTCAGTTGAACAAGCAGTGTCCTGCACACACAAACTGCGCTTTCACACAATTGATAGAGACGGTGGCTAACCTATTTGAATGATATCCTTTTAGGGTTTCATTCTGAAAAAGTTGCTGATTTATCATAACAAAATACCTCATTTATaagaactcaaaaaaaaaaaaatttaataaaatgcATCTCTTCCATGTATAAAGAGGTACTACTAAAACGTTGTTTCAAGGAAAAACACATTGGCAGCAATAGAGTTACATGGTACCTGAAAGTCCACAAATGCAACTGGAGCACCGTAAGTACTCTgcatcttcaatttcaaaaacccAGAGCATCTGGTAGAAACACAAATATCAAAAGGGAATTACAACTCTCTTCGGAAAAGCCAACATATTGCACATATAGATCTTAATAAAAATCTCCCAACCGTGAAAAGACTTGAATAAGCTCCTGCTCTGTACATCTCGGCCCCAGATTAGCCACGAAAAGTGTTGGACATGGGGGTGCTGAAGAATTACCCTGTCAACACACAAAATGAGAGAACTTATCAAAAAACTAAGAAAAGGAGAGACAATACATTTCTTAAGCGCAGACTAGAATGATCCACAAAAGGCTGTTAGTCAACAATAAGGGAGGATACACAGACAAAATGGGCAACATAACTGTAAGAGGAAAAATTGTCAAGATAGTGAGCTCCTCAATGGTTTATGTGCAAAGGGGAAATTGCGATGCGATAATAAAACCACTTAGGTAAAACCCACGAGGCATACAAGTTCTACACAATACACAAGTTGAGATATACATCCATGTTAACACAGATCACCCTACTTAGTAATCAATAACCATACATGAAACCAGTAAGTTTATGACAGTCCAGTCTCTATTTGTTTAGTTAAGTGCAATTGTATGACTGCTTGATCTATTTGCATGCAAGCAAAAAACTGGACAAGATGATTCACTATTCCAGCAATACTTCGAACATTATCATGTTTTGTCAAACACTAGattgtttgatgaaatgtcaACTTCATCCCAAAAATATAGCAATATCTATTCATGACGACTGGTATTATCACCAGGACATGAAAAAATGCAGTTACACTTGCGTGCACGCGCTCAAACACATAAAGAAAGTATTTCTATAAagttaaaattcataaaaatattggTGATTCAAGAAGCTCCTCAACACAAGTTTAGGCTAATAGAAgtatttagaaatcatgttacTTTGGGAAAGAACATAAATTCTGACTCAAATGTAAAAGCAGAAGTGAGAGTAACCTTACCGTTTTTGCAGCTGTCATCCCCTTCATGCCTCTGCTATCAGAACTTCCATGACTGAACatttacaaattaaaaatttacacGACAAGATGACCAAAGAAAAAACATGCATAAGCAAACAAATAGAGAAAGATTGTGCTCCAACTTGCAGGAAATAGGGCATGCAATAATGGCTTCTATGAAGCCCTCTCAACCTTTCCACTAGAGGCGATAATCTCATCTAGTGATTGCTGAAGTATATGATTTCGAGTAATCAGAATGTGCTTAAGTAGTGCCAATGACCTTTGTGTAGATGGATAACCAATCGTGCTGTAAGCAGAATTACCCATTCCAGGCATGTGAGGGCTGCCAACACCTGCTAGTGTCCAAGAGTGCAAAACATGTGCAATGTGAGCTTATTCAGGAACATGTGCCTTTGAAGTGACCATGATAAATTGTATCAAAATAACATATCATCAGATTAAGCAAATCAATGATGATGACATCCAGAATAAAAGATTTAAGAGTGAAACTGCAGGTATCTGCCTTCATTAACAAGTGACTCCATAATCTTCTTACCAGAATCCAGAGCGCCGAAGGAAAATGGGGACGATAATTTAGCTCTCTTATCTGAGCCATGTCTGTCATCATCTGAATTTCAAAATCAGCAGGCCATGCAAAATTACTATATCAAGCACACTGAACATCAACAGCAAAGTTTACACAAGCGAAACCAATCATTATCGTACCTCTCAAACGTTTAGACCTGGAGTTAGATTTTGCAAGATCAATGTATAGTGTCGATCCTTTCTCAAGATCAAACACCATCCCCTGTATATAAGGTTGATAAAAGAAATCAGAGGACCATGTCATAACTTCCAATATGCAGCAGCCAAGTAAATCCCACCCATAAGACATTCACCACAGAATGTTCCATAATGCTGTTTGCAATAATCCAATTCCAGGATACATAATTTAGTCTGAACATATCTTTCAATTTCAAGTAAAACTAGAATTCCTTTAATCATGACTTAAACATGAGAGGATAAACTACACCATGAGTTAACTGATGAATTCATAACACTGAAAACTAGTTTTCGTTCATGAAATATTGCCAAATTTATGCTTGTGCCAAAGCCCcacaattgaaaataaaaatattaaaaagattaaGTTCATAAGCAATAGTGGAATAAATAAacgggaaaaaaagaaaaaaaaagaaaaagaaatgctatCTACTTCATTATCACACATCAATTGTGTTTTcactttgaaaaaattgatgtgCACCCATAGCATCATGGTGAGAGGTTGAAGGAACAAACATCATAAATTGGCTCAAAAGCTCCAATTtataataaaaggaaattagTGACTATTGAAAGTCAAAGAATAATATAAGTCACAATAAGGTATGCCAAGGAGGCCACTCAACATCAGCTACTTTGGGCAATAGTAGATCCATTTTAAGGAGAAAGCATTGTCAGGATGGCTCTTGAGATGATAtcaatagacaaagaaaattCTCTGATTGTTcagaatgaaaaattaaaattaaatccAATAATCCAACAATGCCTGTCACAAGCTTCCTGAAATGTCATTCCAAACAGTCAGGCCACAACACCGAGGGCCACAAACTGTGTAAACGCATATGACTATTCTGCAATGAATGAATGCACCTTGCTTGCCAAGACACTAAGAAATGTTCTTTTATTCCACCAATGAATTGGAAGTTACCATTTAAGCaaacattaaaatattacaccaaaaaaaatttccacttcCTATTTAATGTTAAAGACTGAAAATGTTTGAAATTTCCCCTTTGAACAGGTAATAATGCGAAACGTTCAAATTATGGGCCTAAATGGCATTAAATACTGGGTCATTTCTCAGATAGTGAGAGTCATTACAGGGACATAAATATTCAAGACCTATTCAgtacttattttattattaaaagtaaGTATCAATCAATTTGGCAGAAAAACCAACCATAAAGCAGAAGACAAACCGCAACAGAGAAGGCGAGAATTCTTACATTCAGTGCATGCATTGCTGCAACTGCAGATTGCTGATCTGAGAATACAGCAAAAGCAAATGGCTGCCATTACAAGGATACCACATCAGGATAGAGAACTTCACATAAGAATtcactattttttatttcaagaaagtGCACATAAACACAACCAAATGCACTATGCGTGCACTCAACATACAAGCAGATGCATATAACAACACACATAATCATACAGACACAATGACGAACCAAGATCTCAAATTGGTTATCCTTCCATCAAAGAGAAGCTCATCAGCTTGCTATTATGCATCCTCATTGTTTATGAACAGCGGCGATTCTTCCTTAATAAGGATACTATATTGTGGAAAAATAAGTTTAATAGTACtcagggaaaaaaaggagaagaccaGCATAAGACCCAACTAAAAGAGAAATGAGAACAGTGTTGCATAACAGCCAACCAAAGAGAGAGTCATTGACCAAGATGGACCAAAAACTAAGGCCTAAATAATAAATAGAAGGGATCAAACCAGAGTCTAGGGGACATTACTGGAGACCCGAAGGGAATGAAATAGAATACCTTTACTGAAAGTGCCGATACAGTATAAACTGGTCGAATGTCATTGGTAATAATTCTACTACCATGCCACAAAGGACCAAAAATACCTACTTGCCTGATGGATTGACATTTAATCAGCCAACCGGTTATGCATTCTCAGGTAAAAGTTGACCTATATGATTCTTGTGACATCTGCTATATACTATTAATTAGGCTCAGGTGGGTGATGCACAACTCCGGCTTTCTTTGAGGAGATCTTCCAAGTTGTTGCTAAAATAAATAGAAGCATGTTTTATGGGTCTACGGGAACTACTCACTTCCTTGGTTGAGGAACTCCCCCCGGCAAGAGGAGGGGGGGTGTTAACTTGTCTGGTCTTGTAAGAGACCTTTGTATTGTGGCCCAGCTAGCAAGCTTTTAAGTTTTCTCCTTCTGTAGACTGGGGGAAGTTTAGAAGAGATTTGGACTCTATCCATTTACACACTACTAGGGACTACATATTGAAGATTGCGAAGCCTCCTCCCTTTACATGTGATGGAAGCCGTTAATTGCTATTTGTAGAACTGTAGAACATGTTCCTTGACGCAAAATTGATTAGCTTTCTGTACAATCTTTGGTACGAGTTGGGATAGTGAGGAGTTGCTTATCTGCTAAAAgaattcttcttcctcccagcTTTCCTTCAATCCAGTCACTGCTTGCTACTCTATAGTTGATTATGGAGTACGCTTGAATTGACATTTACGATCCTATCACTAAAAGCATTTCATCTTCCCCAAGTGTATATTCAATTCATTTCCGGGAGTAAGGCCAAACCAATGCTTAAGCATGAAGAGATTTTTGAGCCAGCCCAAACCAGTTCCAACTTATGAGTAGATTCTTCACTATTTATGCAAAACCACAGTATACTCTCAGAGGAAGGCGATAGAGTCATGGAGACCTCAAGCATTAGAGTCAATGTTTTTATTCATGAAGGTTAACACATGTAAATGTTATGGTATTGAATTGGCTTTCATCATTATTATATTAAGTGAGAAGGAAGCTGTTAATGCGGAAAGTGAACGCAGCAACAGCAGTAGATTCTCAACCCATTTCCAGGGGAAGTTCGAAATCTAATCATCACATGCAAAACTTGAGTAACCATAAGGACTTGGTTCCTAGGAAAACAGCAAGCTTAGTCTAAAACCACCTCAACAAAAGTGGGGGCTTCAGAAAaacatttcttttcaaaagccACTTCTTTCTGCTACATTGCCGTGATCATTAAgcataaagaaaacaaaatccattttaaaaacTGAGTGGTTTAAACATAATCCTCTTAACAGCTAGCTGAGGACAACTCGATTCCCATAAAACACTCCCATCCCTATCGGTAGAGTCTAATCCCATCCTGACCTGAGTGACAAGAAGGTATACCCCGGCTTGAACCGACAAAGGTGCTTGATTACCCAGTCCAGTAATATCCTATCAAGTCCCCTTCTGTCCACACACAACACACGCCATGCGAAATCTACTTCGATTGTATGGCTACTTAAGTCTTCAACTGGATTCAGGATCAATGATGAAAATCCATTTGAGTTCATCAAACGAGCTCCATGGAAACAATCGAATAAGCTCAGCAATGAGTACAGACAGATACCACCAGTAATCAAAGTTCCAACCTTTTAGACCTTCACAACAGAaatatcccattttttttttagccgtTCCAATGCAGACACTCCATTACAACATTCCACACAGAAAATAGAGAGCGCGCATTACTCCAGTCACCCAATCTGCTTCGACAAGTTCATTCATTTCAATTCATACTCGAAGAAGGAATCAAACTCGATTACCAATAACGGCACAGCAGCAAATTCAAACTAACAGCCTcgcagaagaagaagcaggacGGAAGCCGCCGCACCTGGGAATTCTTGCTAGGGCTCCTCAAATGCGAGGACTCGTAGCCGGGGAACTCCCGGAACAGGTTGTAGATCTCGCGGGCCTTCACGTCCTCGGGCAGGCCGGCGACGAACAGCGTCCGGACCTCGTCGTACGCGCCGTGCGGCACGACGGGGGCCCCGTAGGAGGGGAACGGAGACTGGTGGAGGTGCGGGAGGTAGGGCTGAGTCGGCGgccccgtcgccgccgccgccgccgcggcggggGGCTGGGGAGGGGGCGGCGCCTGGTAGTATGCGTAGGCGGGGAGGGTCCCCGGCGGCGGAGGGTAGTAGGCCGCCATGTCGTCCATCGGAGATAACCAGCGGAGGGCGgagggcggcggaggagggccCTTTTTGCCTTCAGCGGATGGCCGCTGCTTTTCTAGCAATCATCTCGAGTGCAAAAGATGGCATGGGGACTAGTCGTTTGATTCTTTGTTCAGGTCATCGTTATAATCTAAATTTCACTAACGATGATGGAGATTAATAATCACAAGATTTTGCCTcgatatataataatattttcgaatttactatttatttaatgtaattcttaaacttttgttAAAGGTTCGATATAATTCTTTCGTTTGCTCGAACGATTAATTAAATGTTATTTGATTACGTGATATAGGTTAAGTTGTAGGTTTTAAGAATGAAGAGTCAGCATATCCGATTTTTTggttagaaaaaggaaaaataaaattggggcTTCACATTAACCTCTtcttcgaaattaaaaattaaaatttagggcCTCGTGGAATCATTTAGTTGAGCCTCATTGGTCATGATGCGGATCTTGGGGTTGTGGAAGTAGATGAAGATGGTTTGACGAGATGAGGTCGACATTGGTCATGATGCGGATCTTGGGGTTGTGAAAGGTGCGCCATCTAATATATGCCTATGTAGGTGAAGACATTGAATCCAGCCAAATTAGGGGTAAGGTTGCTCGAGTTGGAGAATTCTACCTCTCTTGCTTAGGCATTTTGGATCCAAGGATTcttgaaggagaaaaaggatCAATGGTTGACAAGCTCGCTCGTGCACGTCTTTGCTGTGAAGGAGCTGTTCTGTCACGGAGAATGCAACTTCTGGAAGGCCTTAATTCTTGTGATCAAGGAGAAGACCTTGAATATCAACAAATGCGATTGCTTCAAAACGGCCAAGTAATGTGCGGATGTCACACTGAGATCTTGAATTACAAAGCATAAATGATTCTAGAGTCATTGAAGGAATGATGTAAATTTTCCTTTACGTTTTCACTAAGATGAGAGCAATGCTTTACAATTGTAACAGCTGAATAGCTAGAAGATTAGGATCTCCATTTTACTAGTGACGATATGTATGAAATTGCTGGTGTTTTGCAACGAAAAATCCCTTTTAAAATGACAATGAAAATCTTACCAATATTTTGTGATACCAATTGATGttcttagaataaaaaaattatcgaaatTGTTAGGAAATAAAATTCATGTCTACCTCTAAACAAGCTTAGCTTGTTGTCGTGGATAGAGCCTCACAGCAATGACCACAAATATACCCACAAAAGGCGAAAAATAGAATTGAGACATATGCGAACGGCACGCTTATAGATATGAAGCCATTCGAGAGTGCGGATGCACAGACCGAAGCTCGGCTCGCTCCAATATCGAGGTGTTCTACGTTGCGTTTTAAGGTGAGTACAAATTGCGACGGAAGCCCACCAATTCAGAATCCTCGATCATTTCTGACAATTCCTCCGGCCCCTGAAGATCTCTGTCTGAGCCAGAGTAACACCGCCCAATGGGAAATATTACTCTTCAAGGGACATGCGGATGATGATACCAGACTTCCGAGGAAGCAAATTTTCTGATCCCCTCGTGCAGAAGATGCTTGATGAATGATGCTTGAAGAGAAGGGGAAGTTCTGATTTCATCCCGGGAACTTTTTGCTTTAGGACAGTCCCTTAATGTATGCTCAATAGGCTTCTGTCCTTGCTGACGCTTCTTGCAAAGGGGTCTGATGCTAAAGTCCTCTGAAACAGAGCAATCCCCTATTTGAGACATTTCCAGATGAAATGTTTTGTTTTCGGTGTTGTCTCCATTTTTCTAGATCAACGACCATATCGCCCTAGAAGGCTTGTCTAGATGATCTTGGCATGCGATTCCATCTGCAGATTCAAATCTCCATCCGTTGTATCATTCCAACAAAAAGGGTCGCCTAAGTTTCCCAATGTAGAGTTCGGCATTAAATCGATGGTGGTGGGAACCTCTTCcggtaaaagaaaagggagattTGGAAGATCATAAGCATTTTAATAGTAACTCGCttttttctccccttcttccAGAGGCAAAGGACCGTGGACGATATCTTGCAACGATCATTCCAAACCAGTCCAGTTATGTTTCTAAAACAGCACGCTGTCACTGCTCCGAAGATGTTGTCTGATGCATTCCTTAAAATTCTTTCTCCAAAAGTCAGTTCTATAAGATCTCAGCGACAGATCCCTCACTTAAGTACTTGGTGGATCCTATCTTTCTGTGCAGACCCGCCACATAAATTTGGCTAGAAGAGCTTCTTTGCGGGTTCGACTCTAGCAAGGCCAAAGGAACAAAGTCCTTGTTTAACAAATCTAACCGATCAAACACCATAACGGGGAACTACGTAtcagccaccaccaccacctctgGGCAAGAAATCCTCCTTGTGCCCAACCAATCTCCGATGAAAGCAAAGCTTATCAATGCCCAGAGAGCACTGCTCGGCCACTGTAATAGACCTTTCCAGCGACGCAGTGCATTTTTCTGTTTCTCATATACCTTAACCGGGAACTACTGTATTTGCGTGACGTAATTAACTATGGCCTCATTAAAGGGACTTGATAAGAGCTAATTTTCCAAGCTTAAGAAAGCAAACCCGATCTCCATCCTaacatcttttttaatttcaaacttGAAAGAACTTATTTGATTGTTGCTATAACCCAGAGGAAACGTGAGATAGCAACTCTTGAAAGAActtatttgattgagaattcGTATTGATGCGTCCTAATTGTTTTGCAATTTGAATCAACTGGTGTCCGTACGGaaaggcaaaaaaattattttgtgataaaCAATTGAATTATGACAAAAAATGTGTAGTCGTCTCTCATGACAATACATGAGATCACATGCATCTATCGTGTCGCGTGACATTCGAATTATCTCCATACTATTCATGATTTCCATCCTCACGTCATGCATCCTGCTAGCGTGCGGTGTCTAGAGATCTAAAGACTAAAATAGAGAAGGACTACCGTCATCCTTACACTCACAAAACTGACATCCCATGATCCTATTAAAGTAATTTTGAAAAGGATCAGCATCAAAGGGCCTTTCTCTCGAGGCTTTAAAGCACATCACCAAGTTTCTTCCTTTCCCACCTCCCTCGTCAACACCCTAGCCTCCCCCTTCCGGAGATCTGTCACGcttggggatttttttatatgactAGCAAGTCAAGATCAATTGTGGGCATTGGATCTACATGAGAATCAATGTAAGAGCGGGCTAATGTACTCTAAGTAGAGGAAATCTCCATCTTTTCGAAAAAGGAGCTGGCTGTCTATGATAGGCAACACATGTAACTCTATCCTCAAAATTGATGAACGAACGATATAAATAACTCCCTTGTAGCACTCTTACATCGAGTGCCAAAGTGAGTCAAATCTTGATTTACAGCACTCTTCTTGCATAGAAATGAAGATTAAGTACCTAAGCCTTTGAAACAGCAGCTCAGTGAAATCTCTCTTCAAGTTTGCTGATAATTCCTCAGCAAAAGTAACTGACTTTGCTATCTTTCTCCCACATTGTGCAAAGCCATGAAAATATAGATTAGTCAACCACATGGGAAAAAAGGCATAATTTAGCGAAGCCAATAACATTGTCATCATAAATGATTCTTGCATCCATCATAAAAGTAAAGTTTCTCCCTGAAACTCATTGATACTCATCCATAATGAGATACCTAAGACAGACAAGGAAGATCTTCCAACATTCGACATTTGAGCCACCTTTCATCGATGTGAACAGAATGAACAGTTTGTTTATAGTGGTCTTCTATAGCAGTTGAAGCCCCAGCACTATGTAAAAAGATGATATGGCTCAGAAGTACAAGTCTAGATATAAGGTAACCAACAATTACCAAGTACAATCAGTCTGGAGTAAAAGGCAGACAA
This region of Eucalyptus grandis isolate ANBG69807.140 chromosome 8, ASM1654582v1, whole genome shotgun sequence genomic DNA includes:
- the LOC104457306 gene encoding uncharacterized protein LOC104457306 isoform X1, with the protein product MDDMAAYYPPPPGTLPAYAYYQAPPPPQPPAAAAAAATGPPTQPYLPHLHQSPFPSYGAPVVPHGAYDEVRTLFVAGLPEDVKAREIYNLFREFPGYESSHLRSPSKNSQPFAFAVFSDQQSAVAAMHALNGMVFDLEKGSTLYIDLAKSNSRSKRLRDDDRHGSDKRAKLSSPFSFGALDSAGVGSPHMPGMGNSAYSTIGYPSTQSHGSSDSRGMKGMTAAKTGNSSAPPCPTLFVANLGPRCTEQELIQVFSRCSGFLKLKMQSTYGAPVAFVDFQDTACSTEALNQLQGTLLHSSPAGDGIRLEFAKSRMGMRRKGK
- the LOC104457306 gene encoding uncharacterized protein LOC104457306 isoform X2 — protein: MDDMAAYYPPPPGTLPAYAYYQAPPPPQPPAAAAAAATGPPTQPYLPHLHQSPFPSYGAPVVPHGAYDEVRTLFVAGLPEDVKAREIYNLFREFPGYESSHLRSPSKNSQPFAFAVFSDQQSAVAAMHALNGMVFDLEKGSTLYIDLAKSNSRSKRLRDDDRHGSDKRAKLSSPFSFGALDSGVGSPHMPGMGNSAYSTIGYPSTQSHGSSDSRGMKGMTAAKTGNSSAPPCPTLFVANLGPRCTEQELIQVFSRCSGFLKLKMQSTYGAPVAFVDFQDTACSTEALNQLQGTLLHSSPAGDGIRLEFAKSRMGMRRKGK